The Coffea arabica cultivar ET-39 chromosome 1e, Coffea Arabica ET-39 HiFi, whole genome shotgun sequence genome has a window encoding:
- the LOC113712331 gene encoding root phototropism protein 2-like, which yields MRRSLFPEVVFQNMASPLVNNSSRLSLAMERTGQWVFSQEIPTDVLVEVGKATFSLHKFMLVAKSNYIRKLILESKEADLTRIDLSDIPGGPEIFEKAAKFCYGVNFEITVHNVAALRCAAEYLQMTDKYCDNNLAGRTEDFLSQVALPSLSGAVVVLKSCEDLLPLAEDLRIVQRCVDVVSSKACVEANFPSRSPPNWWTEELSILDVKFFGKVITSMKSRGAKAFTTASALITYSEKSLRDLVRDHSGNGARTAVSDDSDLRTRQRELLESIVALLPPEKSSFPINFLCCLLRAAIFLGAASTCKIELEKRISAILEHVTVDDLLVVSFTYDGERLFDLESVRRIISGFMEKEKSVAVFNAGDFREVSSTAMLRAAKTVDAYLGEIATFSELSISKFNGIAILVPKAARKVDDDVYRAVDIYLKAHPNLDEIEREKVCSVMDPLKLSYEARVHASQNKRLPVQIVLHALYYDQLKLRSGTEDLKMPNAITTRRQLQADTSLARENEELRTELLKMKMYIADLQKTQGPSTKATAASSRRPTFFSSMSKTLGKLNPFKHGSKDTSNIDDALVDISKPRRRRFSIS from the exons ATGCGAAGATCCCTTTTCCCTGAAGTCGTCTTCCAAAACATGGCTAGTCCCCTTGTGAATAACAGTAGTAGGCTCTCTCTTGCCATGGAGAGGACTGGCCAATG GGTTTTTTCCCAAGAAATTCCAACAGATGTTCTAGTTGAAGTAGGAAAGGCCACCTTTTCTCTTCATAAG TTCATGCTTGTAGCAAAGAGCAATTACATAAGAAAACTAATTCTTGAATCCAAGGAAGCTGATCTAACAAGGATAGATCTCTCGGACATCCCTGGAGGCCCTGAGATCTTCGAAAAGGCAGCTAAGTTCTGTTATGGAGTGAACTTTGAGATCACGGTCCACAACGTAGCAGCTCTGCGTTGTGCTGCTGAGTATCTCCAAATGACTGATAAATATTGTGACAATAACCTCGCCGGCCGGACCGAGGATTTCCTTTCTCAAGTTGCCCTGCCTAGCCTCTCTGGTGCCGTGGTTGTTCTTAAATCATGTGAAGATCTTCTCCCTCTGGCTGAAGATCTAAGAATCGTTCAAAGATGTGTTGATGTTGTTAGCTCCAAG GCTTGCGTTGAAGCAAATTTTCCAAGCCGTTCGCCACCAAATTGGTGGACGGAAGAGCTGTCAATCTTGGACGTAAAATTCTTCGGTAAAGTGATCACTTCAATGAAGTCGCGGGGTGCTAAGGCCTTCACTACAGCTAGTGCTTTAATAACATATTCTGAGAAGTCCCTCCGGGATCTTGTACGCGACCATTCAGGAAATGGTGCCAGGACAGCTGTTTCAGATGACTCTGACCTCAGAACCCGGCAGCGGGAGCTTCTCGAATCCATCGTGGCTCTATTACCGCCAGAGAAGTCCTCTTTTCCCATTAACTTCCTCTGCTGTCTCCTCAGAGCAGCTATTTTCTTGGGAGCAGCGAGTACTTGCAAGATTGAGTTGGAGAAAAGAATATCAGCAATACTAGAACATGTGACAGTGGATGATCTTTTGGTGGTATCTTTTACTTACGATGGGGAGAGGCTTTTTGATCTCGAGAGCGTGAGGAGGATCATATCCGGTttcatggaaaaagaaaagagcgtTGCAGTCTTTAATGCAGGGGATTTCAGGGAAGTGAGTTCAACTGCCATGCTCAGGGCTGCCAAAACTGTTGATGCCTACCTTGGTGAAATTGCGACTTTTTCAGAGCTTAGCATATCCAAGTTTAACGGGATTGCTATTTTGGTTCCAAAGGCAGCCAGAAAGGTTGATGATGATGTTTACCGGGCTGTTGATATCTACCTAAAG GCTCATCCGAATCTAGATGAGATCGAGCGGGAGAAAGTGTGCAGTGTGATGGATCCACTCAAGCTATCCTACGAGGCAAGGGTCCATGCTTCACAGAACAAGCGCTTGCCAGTACAAATCGTTCTTCATGCACTATACTACGATCAGCTGAAATTAAGAAGTGGAACTGAAGATCTAAAGATGCCAAATGCAATTACTACGAGACGCCAATTGCAGGCTGATACATCACTGGCTAGAGAAAACGAAGAATTGCGAACTGAGTTGCTAAAGATGAAAATGTACATAGCAGATTTGCAGAAGACACAGGGGCCATCTACCAAAGCAACTGCGGCAAGTTCCCGAAGGCCAACATTCTTCTCCTCTATGTCCAAGACACTGGGGAAACTGAACCCGTTCAAGCACGGATCAAAAGATACTTCTAATATAGATGATGCTCTGGTAGATATTTCCAAGCCTAGGAGGAGAAGGTTCTCTATTTCCTAG